From the genome of Streptomyces ficellus:
GAGCCAGGACGCGCTGCTGGGCCTCATCACCGGTGCGCTGAAGGAGGGGCACGCCGACGGTTCCGTCCGCACGGCGCACCCCGACCTCCAGGCCCGGTCCGTCCTGCTGGTCGTCCAGTCCTTCACGCTCTCGCTGCGCACCATGACCGACGCGTCCGACCCCGCGCTCGACGAAGCGGCCTTCCTCGGTGAGCTGCGGACCCTCCTGGAAAGGACCCTCACCCCATGAGCCACCCGCGCACCACACGTGCTTCTTCGTCGCTGAGCGCGGCGCGCCGCCGCCGTGAACTGGCCGGGCTCGCCGACGGGGAACAGGTCGACGTCCTGGTCGTCGGCCTCGGGGCCACCGGCGCGGGCGCCGCGCTCGATGCCGCGTCCCGGGGGCTGACCGTCGCCGCGATCGACGCCCACGACCTGGCCTTCGGCACCTCCCGGTGGAGTTCCAAGCTCATCCACGGCGGCCTGCGCTACCTGGCCACCGGACAGCTCGACGTCGCCCACGAGAGCGCCGTGGAGCGCGGTGTCCTGATGGAGCGGACCGCACCCCACCTGGTCGCCGCCCAGCCCTTCGTGCTGCCGCTCACCCCGCTGGTCTCCCGGTCGCAGGCGGCGCTCGCGCGCGCCGGACTGCACGCCGGCGACCTGCTGCGCGCCTCGGCGCGTACGTCGCGCTCCACGCTGCCCGGGCCGCGCGCCCTCTCCGCCGTCGAGACCCGGCACATGGCGCCCGCGCTGCGCCCGGCCGGCCTGCGCGGCGGACTGCTCTCCTGGGACGGCCGCCTCAGCGACGACGCCCGGCTGGTGACCGCCCTGGCCCGGACCGCCGCCGCGCACGGCGCGCGGATCCTCACCCGCACCCGGGCGCTCTCCCTCGACGGGGGCGGCGCCCTCGTGCGGGACGAACTCACCGGCGAGGAGACGCGGATCAGGGCCCGCGCGGTCGTCAACGCCACCGGCGTCTGGGCGGGCGGCCTCATCGACGACATCCGGCTGCGCCCCTCGCGCGGCACCCACCTGGTGCTCCGCTCCGAGGACCTCGGCTCCCTCACCGCCGGCATGCACATCCCCATCCCCGGCGAGTCCAACCGCTTCGTCCTGGTCCTCCCCCAGGGCGACGGACGGGTGTACGTGGGGCTCACCGACGAGCCCGTCGACGGGGACGTCCCGGACGTGCCCGAGGTCCCCGAGACGGACATCGGCTTCCTGCTCGACGTGCTCGGGTCGGCGCTCGACGTGTCGCTGGGCCGCGCCGACGTGATCGGCGCCTTCGCCGGGCTGCGCCCGCTCCTGGACACGTCCGGCGCGCCGGGTGCGGCCGGCTCGTCGCGCACGGCCGACATCTCCCGCAGGCACGCGGTACTGACGTCGCCCGACGGGGTCGTCACGGTGGTGGGCGGCAAGCTCACCACGTACCGCCGCATGGCGCAGGACGCGCTGGACGCGGCCGTCTCGGCCCGCGGCCTCGCCGCCGGTCCGTGCCGCACGGCCGCCCTGCCGCTGGTGGGCGCCGCGTCGCCGGGCACCCTCGCCCGGCTGGACGCTCCCCGCCGGCTGGTCCGCCGCTACGGCACCGAGGCGCCCGCCGTGCACGCCCTGGGCCTCACGGACCCGCAGCTGGCGCGCCCCGTCGTACCGGGCCACCCGGTCACCGTGGCGGAACTCGTGTGGGCGGTGCGCCACGAGGGCGCCCTCGACGAGGGCGACCTGCTGGACCGCCGCACCCGGATCGGCGTCGTGCCGCAGGACCGGGAGAC
Proteins encoded in this window:
- a CDS encoding glycerol-3-phosphate dehydrogenase/oxidase, with product MSHPRTTRASSSLSAARRRRELAGLADGEQVDVLVVGLGATGAGAALDAASRGLTVAAIDAHDLAFGTSRWSSKLIHGGLRYLATGQLDVAHESAVERGVLMERTAPHLVAAQPFVLPLTPLVSRSQAALARAGLHAGDLLRASARTSRSTLPGPRALSAVETRHMAPALRPAGLRGGLLSWDGRLSDDARLVTALARTAAAHGARILTRTRALSLDGGGALVRDELTGEETRIRARAVVNATGVWAGGLIDDIRLRPSRGTHLVLRSEDLGSLTAGMHIPIPGESNRFVLVLPQGDGRVYVGLTDEPVDGDVPDVPEVPETDIGFLLDVLGSALDVSLGRADVIGAFAGLRPLLDTSGAPGAAGSSRTADISRRHAVLTSPDGVVTVVGGKLTTYRRMAQDALDAAVSARGLAAGPCRTAALPLVGAASPGTLARLDAPRRLVRRYGTEAPAVHALGLTDPQLARPVVPGHPVTVAELVWAVRHEGALDEGDLLDRRTRIGVVPQDRETALSTATEVLRHEDDERLTPHAS